A window of the Eremothecium cymbalariae DBVPG#7215 chromosome 5, complete sequence genome harbors these coding sequences:
- a CDS encoding uncharacterized protein (similar to Ashbya gossypii ADR405C) produces MQQNFSSNIQRISTRPISDAIMEKKKSRRNKLSFVCQTCRKSKTKCDKLKPLCTRCIKNNFVCVYDVETQKKPKSRSKDSRIQQLQREIEYWKSKAKGHLSQYSLKYHGQLPAVGAVIDDPVINFHDAFPMMIMEGRSKQNVSPFSALSYMSKDIYLFLFWSSTSPRIGIEATKLRFKNVSRASKSPTVTRFIEKLLHGKTTTASKYTIDDFRNIFKNDFFFADSYESEEDYPKFLKDCKIHYESHLPCLKVIRAYLRFFYKEVYPLVPYLDVSLFEENIADILIQDELDALHVQFNLGTVSIRKKVTHICLLACLLGVTYVSMEVACSRDPTVLKDPLLISQMSTFEADKMFELMKYTMGVLNMFDWVDEFTVLAHLYQHVYSLVSPELSSTDVLDITGICRPSILWCAKCIGLGKSPGYDKPRDFKDPRILCLRRKLWLGIYVIFNYEQLVCGNLPQYLKFIPPGISPVNDSRLGGSEESTFLDTIQRAYVNDPLEYNIQLSFYKKHRSYLPASILSLAYLNVSDKAIRLSELESALKETRRKLNYNLIVNQPQQFFSYAVDGLRDIQVNTTKSNNANICQSRMILLLTCVLNTSSLYLYFENQLIQNKDSKCAKYYHIYFKDNLHDVLSSIIAVSEYLDGGVPLPDGCHFIMYDIVENSMIRCFQVLFGVILRLYHAEEVFCKLLEDKNDSAGGSTVTNAPSDLETRLELFKKMKVKLEKAINTLHELMSRQLRWTLFSSFKRLIAVDLALDMMRAERVIELLHAPNQERLAHWSLDSNLQLTENINVLITADVEYLQNLYQIFTDLKFDSFIQNRSISLADEK; encoded by the coding sequence ATGCAGCAAAACTTTAGCTCCAACATTCAACGAATTTCAACAAGACCAATTTCCGATGCCAttatggagaagaagaaaagtcGAAGGAACAAGCTATCCTTTGTATGTCAAACTTGCAGGAAATCCAAGACCAAATGTGATAAATTAAAACCGTTATGCACGAGatgcattaaaaataatttcGTATGTGTATACGATGTTGAGACTCAAAAGAAACCGAAGTCAAGAAGTAAAGATTCAAGAATTCAACAACTACAAAGGGAGATTGAATACTGGAAATCTAAAGCTAAGGGTCATTTGAGCCAGTATAGTTTAAAGTATCATGGGCAACTACCAGCCGTAGGGGCTGTCATCGATGATCCCGTTATTAACTTTCATGATGCTTTCCCTATGATGATCATGGAGGGTAGGTCTAAACAAAACGTTAGCCCATTTTCAGCATTATCCTACATGAgtaaagatatatatttgtttctCTTTTGGTCCTCCACGTCACCTCGGATAGGAATAGAAGCAACGAAATTGCGTTTTAAGAATGTATCGCGAGCTTCGAAATCACCGACTGTAACAAGATTTATCGAGAAACTGCTTCATGGGAAGACTACAACTGCTTCAAAGTATACTATCGATGATTTCCGGAATATCTTTAAGAATGACTTCTTTTTTGCTGACTCTTACgaatctgaagaagattatCCAAAATTCCTAAAAGACTGTAAAATACATTATGAATCGCATTTACCGTGCTTGAAGGTGATAAGAGCCTATTTAAGATTCTTTTACAAAGAAGTTTACCCCCTTGTGCCTTATTTAGATGTTTCGctttttgaagaaaatattgcTGATATTCTTATTCAGGATGAATTAGATGCCCTCCATGTGCAGTTCAATCTTGGGACTGTGTCAATCAGAAAGAAAGTCACTCATATATGTTTACTTGCTTGCCTTCTGGGGGTAACTTACGTCTCTATGGAAGTGGCTTGCTCTAGAGACCCAACAGTGCTTAAAGATCCACTTTTAATTTCACAAATGAGTACCTTCGAAGCGGACAAGATGTTTGAGTTAATGAAGTATACAATGGGTGTACTGAACATGTTCGATTGGGTTGATGAATTTACGGTGTTAGCCCATTTGTATCAGCATGTATACTCCTTGGTGTCACCGGAACTCAGCAGTACTGATGTACTTGATATAACAGGGATTTGCCGACCCTCAATTTTATGGTGTGCTAAATGCATTGGCTTAGGAAAATCTCCAGGGTATGATAAACCGAGGGATTTTAAGGATCCAAGAATATTGTGCTTGAGACGGAAATTATGGTTAGGAATTTATGTGATCTTTAACTACGAGCAGCTAGTCTGTGGAAATCTCCCacaatatttgaagtttattCCGCCAGGGATTTCCCCTGTAAATGATAGCCGCTTAGGTGGAAGTGAAGAGTCGACGTTTTTAGACACAATACAAAGGGCTTATGTGAACGATCCCTTGGAATATAACATTCAACTTTCCTTTTACAAAAAACACCGAAGTTACCTCCCCGCATCGATTTTAAGCTTGGCATATCTGAATGTTAGCGATAAGGCGATCAGATTGTCAGAGCTGGAATCTGCATTGAAGgaaacaagaagaaaactaAATTATAATCTGATTGTAAATCAACCCCAGCAATTTTTCTCTTATGCTGTAGATGGTCTGAGAGACATTCAAGTGAATACCACCAAGTCTAACAATGCTAATATATGCCAATCCCGCATGATTTTATTGCTGACATGTGTATTAAACACTTCATCTCTGTACCtgtattttgaaaaccaaCTGATTCAAAATAAGGACAGTAAATGTGCAAAATATTACCACATCTATTTCAAAGATAACTTGCACGATGTTCTAAGTTCCATCATAGCTGTTTCTGAATATTTAGATGGCGGCGTGCCTTTACCGGATGGGTGTCACTTCATTATGTACGATATCGTGGAAAATTCCATGATTAGATGTTTCCAAGTACTTTTTGGGGTTATCCTTCGACTATACCATGCAGAGGAAGTATTCTGTAAGCTGTTGGAAGATAAGAATGATTCAGCTGGCGGTTCTACTGTTACAAATGCTCCCTCTGACCTGGAGACAAGGCTGgaattattcaaaaagatgaaaGTAAAACTAGAGAAGGCAATCAATACGTTGCATGAATTAATGTCAAGGCAATTGAGATGGACCCTGTTCTCCAGCTTCAAACGACTCATTGCAGTCGATTTAGCATTGGACATGATGAGAGCAGAAAGGGTTATAGAACTTTTACATGCTCCAAACCAAGAAAGATTGGCTCACTGGAGTTTGGATTCCAATCTACAACTAACCGAGAATATCAATGTCCTCATAACTGCTGACGTGGAATACTTGCAAAATTTATACCAAATTTTCACCGATCTCAAATTTGATAGTTTCATTCAGAATCGAAGTATCAGCTTGGCAGATGAGAAGTAA
- a CDS encoding uncharacterized protein (similar to Ashbya gossypii ADR403C) yields the protein MAKPEDMSGEQFSAESPERKYVSKRNRISFVCQACRKSKTKCDREKPRCSRCAKNNIKCVYDIEKQSAPRVPSKDATIKRLTQELEYWKKKAARYMDMEESGQLSPGRRPKSSSDLTGRASSSDLHVLSDDFTSSQDSSADGKRLPRPDEILINFYDQAPQLLIKDSMKRDVKASCELSQVRHDRFLSIFLSSVFASASKNALIHSIPSDDAPAFFDRTKRKQNAMALRDAMFQMAASDKDREQLIQFTDRISQGNMLAENRTGFYIRMFTSTLYKNYVEDRCPKEAIYSDTLKDLIVRIEMFLPPLTDVRTYMAHFYKFVYPIVPFLEMDLFEASLAEILQEDPSGNGRIKLNIGHEHIRSKIETIAILLIVMKLSYISMTFSNPSVDYRDSSINKEVFECLTSYPISDEAVTLSQKAIASVNLFNWTNENCVTCLLYLWAFFVFAPQDGDFCLGQPTEVILSLVNSMAINIGLHRDPSKYEQLNDPTVSDPKLRNYRRKLWICIFIACRYEASLRGKHPQSMQDHSDSFLNSEFPQQYMESVFSDLPDADPYTVMIHSLTFKRYQLLLMMSELDEISIHSRYRLPLGRIESQLENVRNFLEREVPSDLTDFENESEFLKLSSLSGRDEIADIMKIKKVVFMQAYMITRLSVVRTVINLMLYFERLTSESGKEYMPYFQKYFLLMVKETILFIEMLLKHFDYKSNDPYFLHMKYSTDKVAQLCVSSVLLPMLSIILRMVHSQYLLQKMLQSGEMIGVEDIHVTKQKLDLISTIYENNIDILEMLCTVVTRKLGFTYFSVFQMLIFFDYCNQIIRKGEVLNIFSRITQLTYHPKIRVGIYQGFGIDVDKKDTILKFLNDATFIKQTNIQHLKKLKEFSGKIPKKVVDVFRSEGTNDVKFSMQPTPARNDHHTFPECNNLPFPVTNDNTQALNMTSNVNDTGQPFGGDLQNFAAVQLDSLVSFDDLDLLDYEFLFGNSG from the coding sequence ATGGCGAAGCCTGAGGATATGAGCGGTGAACAATTCTCAGCAGAGTCTCCAGAACGAAAGTACGTTTCAAAGCGTAATCGTATCTCGTTTGTTTGTCAAGCTTGTAGGAAAAGTAAAACCAAGTGCGACCGGGAGAAACCTAGGTGCAGCAGGTGTGctaagaataatattaaatgTGTTTATGATATTGAGAAGCAAAGTGCGCCGAGGGTTCCTAGTAAGGATGCTACTATCAAGAGGTTAACTCAGGAGTTGGAatattggaagaagaaagcgGCACGGTATATGGATATGGAGGAGTCGGGACAGTTATCTCCTGGTAGGCGTCCTAAGTCTTCTAGTGATTTGACGGGTAGAGCTAGTTCTAGTGATTTGCATGTATTGAGTGATGATTTTACTTCTTCTCAGGATAGTTCTGCAGACGGGAAAAGGCTTCCCAGGCCTGatgaaatattgataaattTCTATGACCAGGCTCCGCAGCTGCTTATTAAGGATTCTATGAAGCGGGATGTGAAGGCTTCGTGCGAATTGTCGCAGGTTAGGCATGATAGGTTTCTTTCtatatttctttcttcGGTTTTTGCTAGTGCTTCAAAGAATGCGTTGATTCATTCTATTCCTTCAGATGATGCACCAGCCTTCTTCGATCGcaccaaaagaaaacagaaTGCGATGGCTTTACGTGATGCTATGTTCCAAATGGCTGCATCTGACAAGGATAGGGAACAGCTAATTCAGTTTACTGACCGCATTTCGCAAGGCAATATGCTTGCAGAGAACCGTACGGGTTTCTACATCAGGATGTTTACCAGTACGCTTTATAAGAACTATGTTGAAGATCGTTGTCCTAAGGAAGCTATTTATTCGGATACTTTGAAAGATCTAATTGTGAGGATTGAAATGTTCTTGCCACCGTTGACTGATGTTAGAACTTATATGGCTCATTTTTACAAATTTGTGTATCCGATCGTTCCCTTTTTGGAGATGGATTTGTTTGAAGCATCTTTGGCCGAAATTTTACAGGAAGATCCCTCCGGGAATGGCCGtataaaattaaatattggCCATGAGCATATAAGGTCTAAAATTGAAACGATTgcaattcttttgatcGTTATGAAACTTTCTTATATTTCTATGACATTTTCTAATCCTTCTGTGGATTATCGTGATAGTTCTATTAACAAGGAAGTCTTCGAGTGTTTGACTTCCTATCCGATCTCCGACGAGGCTGTAACGTTATCTCAAAAAGCAATAGCAAGCGTTAACTTATTCAATTGGACCAATGAGAATTGTGTCACTTGTCTCCTTTATTTATGGGCTTTCTTCGTCTTTGCCCCTCAAGATGGTGATTTCTGTTTAGGCCAACCTACTGAGGTTATCTTGAGCCTCGTTAATTCTATGGCAATTAACATAGGTCTGCATAGGGACCCTTCAAAGTACGAACAGCTGAATGACCCTACAGTCTCTGATCCGAAACTCAGGAACTACCGTCGTAAGCTCTGGATATGTATATTCATTGCGTGCAGATATGAAGCTAGTCTTAGAGGAAAACATCCTCAATCCATGCAAGATCACAGTGATtcatttttgaattcaGAATTTCCCCAACAGTACATGGAATCCGTGTTTTCAGATTTACCAGATGCAGATCCTTATACAGTCATGATACACTCACTCACTTTCAAAAGGTATCAATTATTGTTAATGATGTCTGAACTTGATGAGATATCCATTCATAGCCGTTACAGGCTGCCTTTAGGAAGGATTGAATCACAGCTTGAAAATGTTCGCAATTTCTTGGAGAGAGAGGTTCCTTCAGACCTCACCGACTTTGAAAATGAGTCGGAGTTCCTGAAATTAAGCTCACTTTCTGGTCGTGATGAGATTGCAGATATAATGAAAATCAAGAAAGTTGTCTTTATGCAAGCGTATATGATTACGAGGTTGTCCGTAGTGCGGACAGTTATTAACCTGATGCTTTATTTCGAAAGATTGACCTCTGAATCCGGGAAAGAGTATATGccatattttcaaaaatacttCCTTCTCATGGTAAAGGAAACTATACTTTTTATTGAGATGCTTCTTAAGCACTTTGACTATAAGTCAAATGATCCATATTTCCTACACATGAAGTATAGTACCGATAAAGTTGCTCAACTATGTGTATCCTCAGTGCTACTGCCTATGTTGTCCATTATTTTAAGGATGGTCCACTCTCAATATTTACTTCAAAAGATGTTGCAGAGCGGAGAAATGATAGGTGTAGAAGACATTCATGTtaccaaacaaaaattggATTTGATATCGACGATATATGAGAATAACATCGACATTTTGGAAATGCTATGTACTGTTGTTACAAGGAAGTTGGGTTTCACATACTTTTCAGTATTCCAAATGttaattttctttgattATTGTAATCAAATAATTAGGAAAGGAGAAGTTTTAAACATCTTTTCAAGAATAACACAGCTTACGTATCATCCAAAAATTCGAGTCGGCATCTACCAAGGTTTTGGCATTGATGTAGACAAGAAGGATACTATTTTGAAATTCCTCAACGATGCCACCTTTATCAAACAGACCAACATCCAACATTTAAAGAAACTGAAGGAATTTTCTGGTAAAATTCCGAAGAAAGTTGTTGATGTATTTCGTTCAGAAGGTACAAACGACGTCAAATTTTCAATGCAACCAACACCAGCTCGAAATGATCACCATACTTTTCCTGAGTGTAACAACTTACCTTTCCCTGTCACTAATGACAATACCCAGGCACTAAATATGACGTCAAATGTTAATGATACCGGCCAGCCTTTTGGTGGagatcttcaaaactttgcCGCTGTGCAGCTAGATTCTCTAGTATCATTTGATGATTTAGACCTTTTAGACtatgaatttttatttgggAACAGTGGTTAa
- the GEM1 gene encoding ERMES complex Ca(2+)-binding regulatory GTPase GEM1 (similar to Ashbya gossypii ADR402W): MAKERIRVVVCGDTGVGKSSLIASLVKDQFIPNLQDALPTVTIPRDFSASPYSPQNTILVDSTNANPASLQKELKNADVIWLVYDGHESYERISLYWMMMFRSLGLNLPVILCRNKCDERIPLSSGYLNGEEEGDTTVEDEEFIPILKAFKEVETCIKCSAKTNLNVSQAFYLCQRAITHPLAPLFDARVGELKPLVVLALKRVFILCDKDQDGFLNNDEISALQKKCFGKTMDTNELKFIHTTLENISAPTQKYARRTLYVDGKGITKLGFLVLNKLYAENGRHETTWGILRAFHYTDSLSISDKVLHPKVDTADSSSIELSPVGYRFLVDVFLTFDKDNDGGLNAEELDDLFKCTPGLPKLWSETSFPYSTVINNQGFITLQGWLAQWSMTTFIDYKTTTEYLVYLGFEKDAKLALHVTRARRKRRRNGIFYRAPVNDRQVFNCYVIGKPHSGKTSLLQSFLGRRFSESYSPTIRPKIAVNSLELKGGKQYYLILQELGEQEPAILENHNKLKECDVLCLTYDSSDPESFSCLVDLIHKYPHLKRLPMVFIALKADLDKQQQRCHIQPDDFTEELLLEHPLHTSCIWPSSLNELFIKLTEVALEPAKNTPDLQPEIVQKDTTVFWQAAVVAGSVLGFASIFTFTLSKIIRSLSNSSA, encoded by the coding sequence ATGGCTAAGGAGAGAATTAGAGTTGTAGTATGTGGAGATACAGGTGTTGGAAAATCTAGTCTGATTGCAAGCTTGGTTAAAGATCAGTTCATCCCTAACTTACAAGATGCCCTTCCTACGGTGACAATACCGAGAGATTTTTCCGCTAGTCCATATTCGCCTCAAAATACGATACTGGTTGACTCTACGAATGCTAATCCTGCTAGTTTACAGAAAGAGTTGAAAAATGCAGATGTTATTTGGTTGGTGTACGACGGGCATGAATCATATGAGCGGATTTCATTATActggatgatgatgttccGGTCACTTGGTCTCAACCTTCCTGTCATACTCTGCAGGAACAAGTGTGATGAGAGGATTCCTCTGAGTAGCGGTTATCTGAATGGAGAAGAGGAAGGAGATACTACggttgaagatgaggagTTTATTCCTATTTTAAAGGCATTTAAGGAAGTGGAGACATGCATAAAATGCAGCGCGAAAACTAATTTAAACGTTAGTCAAGCGTTTTATCTTTGTCAGCGTGCGATTACTCATCCATTGGCACCTCTTTTTGATGCCCGTGTTGGAGAACTAAAGCCGCTAGTCGTTCTAGCCTTAAAACGggtatttattttatgtgACAAAGATCAAGATGGTTTCcttaataatgatgaaatatCAGCCCTGCAAAAGAAATGTTTTGGGAAGACTATGGATACCAATGAGTTAAAGTTCATACATACTACACTGGAGAACATTTCAGCCCCAACTCAGAAGTACGCAAGACGTACTTTGTATGTCGACGGGAAAGGTATCACTAAATTAGGATTCTTGGTTTTAAATAAATTGTACGCAGAAAACGGGAGACATGAGACAACGTGGGGCATATTACGTGCGTTTCATTACACAGATTCTTTGTCCATCAGCGATAAGGTTCTACACCCCAAGGTGGACACTGCAGATTCTTCTAGTATTGAATTGAGCCCGGTGGGCTACCGCTTTTTAGTGGATGTATTTTTAAcatttgataaagataatGATGGTGGTTTGAATGCAGAAGAGTTGGATGACCTTTTCAAATGTACACCTGGTCTCCCAAAATTATGGTCTGAAACCAGCTTCCCATATTCGACAGTAATCAACAATCAAGGCTTTATTACGTTACAAGGATGGCTAGCACAATGGAGTATGACAACATTTATTGATTATAAAACTACAACAGAGTATCTCGTTTACTTGGGTTTTGAGAAAGATGCCAAATTGGCTTTGCATGTAACAAGAGCAAGGCGTAAAAGGCGCAGAAATGGAATTTTTTACCGGGCCCCAGTTAATGATCGTCAGGTCTTCAATTGTTATGTGATAGGTAAACCGCATAGTGGTAAAACTTCTTTACTACAGTCATTTCTTGGCCGCCGTTTTAGCGAATCTTATTCGCCGACAATAAGACCTAAGATTGCAGTAAACAGCTTGGAATTAAAAGGTGGTAAGCAATATTACTTGATCTTACAAGAACTTGGAGAACAGGAACCTGCTATTTTAGAAAATCATAACAAGTTGAAAGAATGTGATGTTTTGTGTCTAACTTACGACTCAAGTGATCCAGAATCTTTTTCCTGCCTTGTTGACCTGATTCATAAGTACCCACACTTGAAAAGGTTGCCTATGGTGTTCATTGCATTAAAAGCAGATTTGGataaacaacaacagcGGTGTCATATCCAGCCAGATGACTTTACTGAAGAGCTATTGCTCGAACATCCGTTACATACTTCATGCATCTGGCCTAGTTCACTAAACGAATTGTTCATAAAATTGACTGAAGTGGCTCTTGAACCAGCGAAAAATACTCCAGATCTACAGCCAGAGATAGTTCAAAAAGATACTACTGTTTTTTGGCAAGCTGCAGTAGTGGCAGGTTCAGTATTAGGATTTGCTTCCATATTTACTTTCActctttcaaaaattataCGGAGTTTGAGCAACTCTTCTGCATAG
- the PRE10 gene encoding proteasome core particle subunit alpha 7 (similar to Ashbya gossypii ADR401C), translated as MTSIGTGYDLSNSVFSPDGRNFQVEYAVKAVENGSTSIGIKCKDGVVFAVEKLINSKLLVPSKNEKIQTIDKHIGCVYSGLMPDGRHLVNIGRQEANSFRKLYRKPITIPAFADRVGQYVQAHTLYNSVRPFGIIAIFGGVDDEGAHLYMLEPSGAYWGYKGAATGKGRQSAKAELEKLVAGDKPELSAREAVKEAARIIYVAHEDNKEKEFEIELSWCSISETNGLHERVPKELFDTAIEYANKENGEGSDSDDSGDNNDSDDEEPKKDDDEPKKDADGDVEIA; from the exons ATG ACTTCAATTGGCACGGGTTACGATCTTTCAAATAGTGTGTTCTCCCCTGATGGTAGGAATTTTCAAGTGGAATATGCTGTGAAGGCTGTTGAAAATGGTTCAACTTCAATTGGAATTAAATGTAAAGATGGTGTGGTGTTTGCCGTGGAAAAGTTGATTAATTCGAAGCTATTGGTGCCTTCTAAGAATGAAAAGATCCAAACTATCGATAAGCATATTGGTTGTGTATATTCTGGTTTGATGCCGGACGGCAGACACCTTGTGAATATAGGTCGGCAGGAGGCTAACAGTTTTAGAAAACTTTATCGTAAGCCTATTACTATACCGGCGTTTGCAGATCGTGTTGGTCAGTACGTGCAAGCACATACGTTATACAACAGTGTGAGACCGTTTGGAATTATTGCCATATTTGGTGGcgttgatgatgaaggtgCCCATTTGTATATGTTAGAGCCAAGTGGGGCTTATTGGGGTTATAAAGGTGCTGCTACTGGAAAAGGTAGACAATCTGCCAAGGCAGAGTTAGAAAAGCTGGTAGCAGGTGACAAACCTGAGCTTTCTGCTAGAGAAGCTGTTAAGGAAGCTGCCAGAATTATCTACGTGGCTCACGAGGATAACAAAGAGAAGGAATTTGAGATTGAATTAAGCTGGTGTTCAATTTCGGAAACAAATGGCTTACATGAAAGGGTTCCCAAGGAATTGTTCGATACAGCTATTGAGTATgcaaataaagaaaatggcGAAGGTAGTGACAGTGACGACTCTGGTGATAACAATGattcagatgatgaggagcCGAAgaaggatgatgatgagccGAAGAAGGATGCCGATGGCGATGTTGAAATAGCATAA